A region of Allocoleopsis franciscana PCC 7113 DNA encodes the following proteins:
- a CDS encoding DUF3352 domain-containing protein, whose product MLKKHKQLLLLGLGAAVLLIGGGVTAYWLLVQRKPVLGDAPLGSQLIPQDALLTASISTDAAPWQQLQLYGTPETKAALNQQLTQLQNNLITANGYNYERDIQPGLSKTVMIAYLESRAPMPGASPGKAPLFGRSLLPDLIVLPMQSPTQAQQLLEKAKSQKATQFFERTYKGIPIRETHKSNAQNYSIALLGRFLVVTNNPKITERVIDTSKGGSSVAATPGYLEALPKVNSTKPFAQLYLNMPVFSAVLAANSGRNLSPEKMAEAQQIQGVATTVTLESQGMRFQGISWLKPNSTQKYNVENTTPRLPRRLPADTLLMLAGGNLRQLWEDFAQGTESNPLLPITPENLNTAFKGFLGLDFENDLLPWMGDEFSLALIPASPESLTLPENQASPPLGAGVVLMLEARDRARAEATLKQLDQVMATRYGFQVEPTKLGNQPVVSWLSPYGGVSATHGWLEGSIVFLTLGAPIADSILPEPQVPLIQTPLFQQAVPTQPNPNNGQFFLDVDRTINSSNLNLQKILPPERKLLAKAIRAIGFTGAIRDKQSTRFDLFVQLKTAIIPSPTPIPENPSQIPGTPAAPQTRPSRPSVPQISPAPSISPSVQLKTAIIPSPTPIPENPSQIPGTPAAPQTRPSRPSVPQISPAPSISPSVSPTAQTPSISPSLPPTPEASPSQSP is encoded by the coding sequence ATGCTGAAGAAACATAAACAGTTGCTGCTGCTAGGATTGGGTGCGGCAGTCTTACTCATCGGCGGTGGTGTAACCGCTTACTGGCTGCTCGTGCAGCGAAAACCGGTTCTGGGAGATGCCCCACTCGGTTCCCAGTTGATTCCCCAAGACGCCCTGCTCACAGCGTCAATTTCTACGGATGCAGCGCCCTGGCAGCAGTTGCAGCTCTATGGCACACCGGAAACGAAAGCGGCTCTGAACCAACAGCTCACCCAACTGCAAAATAATCTTATAACAGCCAATGGCTATAACTATGAGCGAGATATCCAACCGGGGTTGAGCAAAACCGTCATGATTGCCTATCTGGAGTCTAGGGCACCCATGCCGGGAGCTTCTCCAGGGAAAGCACCTCTCTTCGGCAGGTCATTGCTTCCTGATCTGATTGTATTGCCGATGCAAAGCCCCACTCAGGCTCAGCAACTATTGGAAAAAGCCAAGTCTCAGAAAGCCACGCAGTTTTTTGAACGAACTTACAAAGGCATTCCGATTAGAGAAACTCACAAAAGCAATGCCCAGAATTATTCCATCGCTTTGCTGGGGCGTTTCTTGGTCGTTACGAATAATCCTAAAATCACGGAACGGGTCATTGATACCTCTAAAGGGGGTTCCTCTGTAGCTGCGACGCCAGGGTATTTGGAGGCATTGCCGAAAGTTAATAGCACTAAACCCTTTGCCCAATTGTATTTGAATATGCCTGTGTTCTCAGCCGTACTCGCGGCGAATTCAGGGCGTAACCTCTCTCCGGAAAAAATGGCAGAGGCTCAACAAATACAGGGGGTGGCGACGACGGTAACTTTAGAATCCCAGGGGATGCGTTTTCAGGGGATTTCTTGGCTGAAACCCAATAGCACTCAAAAGTACAATGTTGAGAATACAACCCCACGTTTACCCAGACGCTTGCCAGCCGATACGCTGTTAATGCTGGCTGGGGGTAATTTAAGACAATTATGGGAGGATTTCGCCCAAGGGACGGAGTCGAATCCGCTTTTGCCGATTACACCCGAAAATTTGAATACGGCTTTCAAGGGATTTTTAGGCTTAGATTTTGAGAACGATCTACTCCCTTGGATGGGAGATGAGTTTTCTCTGGCTCTGATTCCGGCCTCTCCAGAAAGTTTGACCCTTCCCGAAAATCAAGCCTCTCCGCCACTAGGAGCCGGTGTGGTGTTGATGTTGGAAGCACGCGATCGCGCCCGTGCTGAAGCCACCCTTAAGCAACTCGACCAAGTAATGGCAACTCGCTATGGATTTCAGGTGGAACCCACAAAGCTGGGAAATCAACCTGTGGTTAGTTGGCTCTCACCCTACGGGGGAGTGAGTGCGACTCATGGCTGGTTAGAGGGCAGCATCGTCTTCTTAACCCTAGGGGCACCAATTGCCGATTCTATCCTGCCTGAACCCCAAGTGCCCCTGATTCAAACTCCGCTATTTCAGCAAGCTGTACCAACCCAGCCGAATCCCAATAATGGTCAGTTTTTTTTGGATGTGGATCGCACCATCAACAGCAGTAATCTGAACCTGCAAAAAATCCTACCTCCGGAGCGAAAACTGTTGGCGAAGGCCATTCGTGCGATCGGGTTCACGGGGGCGATTCGTGACAAACAAAGTACCCGCTTTGACCTATTTGTGCAGCTAAAAACGGCTATAATCCCCAGCCCCACTCCTATTCCTGAGAACCCTTCTCAGATTCCAGGTACTCCAGCCGCCCCTCAGACTCGCCCCAGCCGCCCATCTGTGCCACAGATATCCCCTGCCCCTTCCATCAGTCCTTCTGTGCAGCTAAAAACGGCTATAATCCCCAGCCCCACTCCTATTCCTGAGAACCCTTCTCAGATTCCAGGTACTCCAGCCGCCCCTCAGACTCGCCCCAGCCGCCCATCTGTGCCACAGATATCCCCTGCCCCTTCCATCAGTCCTTCTGTATCGCCAACAGCTCAGACGCCTTCAATTAGCCCTTCTTTGCCGCCAACCCCTGAGGCATCTCCCAGCCAATCGCCTTGA
- a CDS encoding CHAT domain-containing protein gives MRTQRIGLIAFLSLLATLAVDNFQFIQNPKSKIHNFQVLAQTPDARKSEADRLGKQGEEQYITKQFEASLQSWQRALDLYREIKDRQGEGAAWGNLGMNYYELRNYPKAIECFQQVLAIARELSVHQVEANSLKGLGLSYSAMGHYSKAIEYYQQILAIVQERKDRSSEGYLVKQLEMDLEEDALNNLGVVYLRLGDYPKALEYYQQNLVLVRKRKYRQAEGTALNNLGVVYLRLGDYPKALEYYQQCLVIAREIREYQQSLAIARERGDYQMEETDLDKRIELMRSTGSIQLSLWLARQAEGVALDNLAVAYLGLGDYPKAIDYTQQSLAIAKDIKDRNGEGLALGTLGLTYLSLGNYAKAIDYQQQSLAIVREVKDHQSEGTVLSNLGYALRKSGNLAAAEKTLSDGIKIWESLRASLDGNDANKVSIFEQQARTYRQLQEVLIAQNKTDAALEIAERGRARALVELVARQLSTNPTEQSPSTPPNIDQIKQIAKAQNSTFVQYSIIYDEFKVQGKQQTKESELYIWVIKPTGEVTFRSSDLKPLWQQQNATLANLVTVARESIGVRGRGLGAIARLDEADQTKRFQQLHQLLIEPIADLLPTDPNAHVVFIPQESLFLVPFPALQGKDGKYLIEKHTILTAPSIQVLELTRKQRENLPPFGKGGLTGDALVVGNPIMPSIPPAPGEKPQPLAPLPGAQEEALAIAPLLNTKAIIGKDATKSTIAQLMPKAQIIHLATHGILDDERGIGSAIALAPDLSYKEDIGTVNGLLTAEEILDMKLNADLVVLSACDTGRGKITGDGVIGLSRSLISAGVPSVLVSLWSVPDAPTAELMREFYQNLLHNPDKAQALRQAMLTTMKNHPNPKNWAAFTLIGESD, from the coding sequence ATGCGAACCCAAAGAATTGGACTTATTGCCTTTCTCTCCCTCCTTGCTACCCTGGCGGTTGACAATTTTCAATTCATCCAAAATCCCAAATCTAAAATCCACAATTTTCAGGTGTTGGCTCAAACCCCAGATGCTCGGAAATCGGAAGCAGACCGACTGGGAAAGCAAGGTGAGGAGCAGTACATAACCAAGCAGTTTGAGGCCTCTCTCCAGTCTTGGCAACGAGCATTAGATCTGTACCGAGAAATCAAAGACCGCCAAGGTGAGGGCGCTGCCTGGGGCAACCTGGGAATGAATTACTATGAGCTGAGGAACTATCCCAAAGCTATTGAATGCTTCCAGCAGGTATTGGCAATCGCTCGCGAACTTAGTGTTCACCAGGTGGAGGCAAACTCTTTGAAGGGTTTGGGACTGTCTTACAGTGCAATGGGGCATTATTCCAAAGCCATTGAGTACTATCAGCAGATTTTGGCGATTGTCCAAGAACGCAAAGACCGTTCGTCAGAGGGGTATCTTGTGAAACAGCTGGAGATGGATTTAGAGGAGGATGCTTTGAACAATCTGGGGGTAGTTTATCTTCGTTTAGGTGACTACCCCAAAGCGCTTGAGTACTACCAGCAGAATTTAGTGCTTGTCCGAAAACGCAAATATCGTCAAGCAGAGGGGACTGCTTTGAATAACCTGGGGGTGGTTTACCTTCGTCTAGGTGACTACCCCAAAGCGCTTGAGTACTATCAGCAGTGCTTGGTGATCGCACGAGAAATCAGGGAATATCAGCAGAGCTTGGCAATCGCCCGCGAACGTGGAGACTATCAGATGGAGGAAACTGACTTAGATAAGCGAATAGAACTGATGAGATCAACTGGCTCTATCCAGCTCAGCCTTTGGCTTGCGCGTCAAGCAGAGGGTGTTGCATTGGACAATCTAGCAGTAGCTTACCTCGGTCTAGGTGACTACCCCAAAGCGATTGATTACACTCAGCAGAGCTTGGCGATCGCAAAGGATATTAAAGACCGCAACGGCGAGGGGCTGGCTCTGGGTACTTTAGGGCTGACTTACCTTTCCCTAGGAAACTATGCTAAAGCGATTGATTACCAGCAGCAGAGCTTGGCGATTGTACGAGAAGTTAAAGACCACCAAAGCGAAGGGACTGTTTTGAGCAATCTAGGTTATGCTCTCCGCAAATCTGGCAATCTGGCAGCCGCAGAGAAAACCCTAAGCGATGGAATTAAGATTTGGGAATCTCTGCGAGCTTCATTAGACGGGAACGATGCAAATAAAGTCTCAATTTTTGAACAGCAAGCTAGAACCTACCGCCAACTGCAAGAGGTTCTAATTGCTCAAAATAAAACTGATGCGGCTCTAGAAATTGCTGAAAGGGGTAGAGCCAGAGCTTTAGTAGAGTTAGTGGCAAGGCAATTATCTACTAACCCAACAGAGCAGTCCCCCAGTACTCCGCCCAATATTGACCAAATTAAACAAATTGCCAAAGCTCAAAATTCTACCTTTGTTCAGTATTCGATTATTTACGATGAGTTCAAAGTTCAAGGTAAACAACAAACCAAAGAATCAGAACTCTATATTTGGGTCATCAAACCCACAGGTGAAGTGACCTTTCGTTCATCTGACCTAAAACCCCTGTGGCAGCAACAAAATGCAACACTAGCAAACCTCGTTACTGTAGCCCGTGAATCTATCGGCGTTAGAGGGCGTGGCTTAGGCGCAATTGCCAGACTGGATGAAGCAGACCAAACCAAACGTTTTCAGCAACTCCATCAACTGCTGATTGAACCGATTGCCGACCTTTTACCCACCGATCCAAATGCCCATGTTGTCTTCATCCCGCAAGAGTCCCTATTCCTGGTTCCCTTCCCAGCATTGCAAGGTAAAGACGGCAAATACCTAATTGAAAAACATACCATCCTCACCGCCCCATCCATTCAGGTACTCGAACTCACTCGTAAGCAACGCGAAAATCTACCCCCTTTTGGTAAGGGGGGGTTGACAGGGGATGCCCTCGTTGTCGGAAATCCGATCATGCCCAGCATACCGCCAGCACCCGGAGAAAAGCCGCAACCGTTAGCCCCTTTACCCGGCGCACAAGAGGAAGCGCTGGCAATTGCCCCTCTTTTAAACACCAAAGCCATCATCGGCAAAGATGCCACCAAATCAACCATTGCTCAACTCATGCCCAAAGCCCAAATTATCCATCTTGCCACGCATGGAATATTAGATGATGAGCGAGGAATCGGAAGTGCGATCGCGCTTGCCCCTGATTTATCCTATAAAGAAGACATAGGGACGGTTAACGGCTTACTCACGGCGGAAGAAATCCTCGACATGAAACTCAATGCCGATTTAGTTGTCCTGAGTGCCTGCGATACAGGTAGAGGCAAAATTACAGGGGATGGCGTGATTGGTTTATCTCGCTCCTTAATCTCAGCGGGTGTCCCCAGTGTTCTAGTATCGCTTTGGTCAGTGCCAGACGCGCCTACAGCGGAGTTGATGAGAGAATTTTATCAAAACCTGCTCCATAACCCCGACAAAGCCCAAGCCTTGCGACAGGCCATGCTGACGACGATGAAAAATCACCCCAACCCAAAGAACTGGGCAGCATTTACCCTTATTGGAGAATCCGATTGA
- the cofH gene encoding 7,8-didemethyl-8-hydroxy-5-deazariboflavin synthase subunit CofH, producing the protein MITKTVDTILNRASSGGDLSPEDGVLLLKQTEPQAIAAIRQTADQLRQRQVGDTVTYVINRNINFTNICEQHCSFCAFRRDAGEDGAYWLNWGQIQEKTRDAVQRGATEICMQGGLNPEAKINGAFLPHYQQLVKAIKEVEPHLHLHAFSPQEVQFIADHDGISYAEVITALQEAGVGSMPGTAAEILDDNVRRILCPEKTNTATWLEIVGTAHRLGMPTTSTMLSGHIETPEQQMGHLEKLRSLQQIARDRGYLSNITEFILLPFVGQEAPKPLRRRVGRNQPVLEDALLLTAVARIFLGNWIGNHQPSWVKLGLDGATEALEWGCNDIGGTLMEEHITTMAGAKGGTCMEVETLQQAISSLGRPYQQRDTLYRYLATPQVGVREFL; encoded by the coding sequence GTGATTACTAAAACCGTTGATACTATTCTGAACCGTGCCTCTTCCGGTGGAGACTTATCGCCAGAAGATGGCGTTTTACTCCTCAAGCAAACCGAACCACAAGCGATCGCAGCCATTCGCCAGACAGCCGACCAACTACGTCAGCGGCAAGTCGGGGATACTGTAACCTACGTGATCAATCGCAACATCAACTTCACCAATATCTGCGAACAGCACTGTAGCTTCTGTGCCTTCCGCCGTGATGCAGGTGAAGACGGTGCGTATTGGCTCAATTGGGGGCAAATCCAGGAAAAAACAAGGGACGCCGTGCAGCGGGGTGCTACGGAAATATGTATGCAGGGAGGACTGAACCCAGAGGCAAAAATTAACGGTGCCTTTTTGCCCCATTACCAGCAGTTGGTTAAAGCTATTAAGGAGGTAGAACCTCACCTGCACTTACACGCCTTTTCTCCCCAAGAAGTACAGTTTATCGCCGATCATGACGGAATTAGCTATGCCGAAGTCATTACCGCACTGCAAGAAGCGGGTGTTGGTTCTATGCCGGGAACGGCAGCAGAGATTTTAGATGATAACGTCCGGCGGATTCTGTGCCCAGAGAAGACGAATACAGCCACCTGGCTAGAGATTGTGGGAACGGCACATCGCTTAGGAATGCCAACCACCAGCACGATGCTTTCAGGACACATTGAAACACCTGAACAGCAGATGGGGCATTTGGAGAAATTGCGATCGCTCCAACAAATCGCTCGCGATCGGGGCTATCTCAGTAATATCACTGAATTTATCCTGCTGCCCTTCGTGGGTCAAGAAGCCCCCAAACCCCTCCGTCGCCGGGTTGGACGAAATCAGCCAGTGTTAGAAGATGCTCTGCTGTTAACAGCCGTTGCTCGGATTTTCCTGGGTAATTGGATTGGCAATCATCAACCCAGTTGGGTGAAATTGGGTTTGGATGGGGCGACAGAAGCCCTCGAATGGGGCTGTAATGACATTGGCGGCACCTTGATGGAAGAGCATATCACCACAATGGCGGGGGCTAAGGGAGGCACCTGCATGGAGGTGGAAACGTTGCAGCAGGCGATTAGTTCTTTAGGGCGTCCTTACCAGCAACGAGATACACTCTATCGATATCTGGCGACGCCTCAAGTTGGGGTTCGAGAATTCCTTTGA
- a CDS encoding TVP38/TMEM64 family protein, with amino-acid sequence MNVKSGIFLLIVFCILVTGLAVYFLGGIDPQQLQVWLNQAGIWAPIIYIALYIVATLLILPSTPLNLTGGAIFGLWLGTLWTTIAAIIAAVVSFAFTRTVGRETIARSRRLAGPWQAMDAEMRQGGLFYMFAIRLLPMIPYGLVNFAAGLTSIRFRDYFLGTVMGTVPGVLPFVMIGSSGLQARKTGDYLPLMGALALTGLLVGGAHWYRRRRQSPQQALRETEEQTEREDIQ; translated from the coding sequence TTGAACGTCAAAAGCGGTATTTTCCTGCTCATCGTCTTCTGCATTCTGGTAACAGGATTAGCAGTATATTTTCTAGGGGGTATTGACCCCCAACAACTTCAGGTATGGCTGAATCAGGCAGGGATTTGGGCACCTATTATCTATATTGCTCTCTATATAGTGGCAACCCTATTGATATTGCCTTCAACGCCTCTAAATCTTACAGGTGGCGCAATTTTTGGTCTTTGGCTAGGTACACTTTGGACTACTATTGCGGCAATCATTGCGGCAGTGGTGTCGTTTGCCTTTACCCGCACGGTGGGAAGAGAAACAATTGCTCGATCTCGAAGGTTAGCCGGACCCTGGCAAGCGATGGATGCTGAAATGCGTCAGGGTGGATTATTTTATATGTTTGCCATTCGGCTATTGCCGATGATTCCCTATGGTTTGGTGAATTTTGCGGCGGGTTTGACCTCAATTCGTTTCCGAGACTACTTCCTCGGTACAGTGATGGGCACAGTTCCAGGTGTGTTGCCTTTCGTGATGATCGGAAGTTCCGGCTTACAAGCAAGGAAAACTGGTGATTATTTGCCGTTAATGGGAGCATTGGCGTTAACAGGGCTTCTGGTGGGCGGAGCTCATTGGTATCGACGCCGCCGCCAGTCACCTCAACAGGCTCTTCGAGAAACGGAGGAGCAAACAGAGCGAGAAGATATTCAGTAA
- a CDS encoding glycosyltransferase, with the protein MSTNQLHSLLPVPSGSLQIPASAFTSSEGDDSLESPLRVKRSYAIDNRSIIPIGLGNSPILLSMVIPTYNESNNIQLLVQRLSQLLDNVIPGAYELIIVDDNSPDLTWEIATALMPEYPQLRVMRRIEERGLSTAVIRGWQAARGEVLGVIDADLQHPPELLLKLWGEIARGGDLAVASRNVDGGGVSDWSPIRRFLSRGAQTLGLIILPEVIGRVSDPMSGYFMVRRSCIADRTLSPLGYKILIEVIARGNVPWIGEVGYVFQERQAGESKVTAKQYVDYLRHLVRLRLSLGPIARFFRFGLVGFSGVFVDMAILYLLSDPTTLGLPLTRSKIIASEFAIINNFLWNDFWTFADISRRQPGLRQRLERLLKFNLICLSGLIINVLLLNFLFNVFGINRYVANLIAIAAVTLWNFWLNLKLSWRVTDVN; encoded by the coding sequence ATGAGTACCAACCAACTTCACTCCCTTCTACCCGTGCCCTCAGGCTCGTTGCAAATTCCTGCTTCTGCATTTACCTCATCAGAAGGCGATGATTCTCTGGAGTCACCGCTCAGGGTAAAGCGGAGTTATGCCATAGACAATAGGTCAATCATTCCTATAGGTTTGGGGAATAGCCCGATTCTTTTGTCGATGGTGATTCCAACCTATAACGAGAGTAACAATATTCAGCTCCTCGTTCAGCGCCTGAGCCAGTTGTTAGATAACGTCATTCCAGGGGCTTACGAACTAATTATCGTGGATGACAATAGCCCGGATCTCACCTGGGAAATCGCGACAGCGCTGATGCCAGAGTATCCACAACTCCGAGTCATGCGCCGAATTGAGGAGCGAGGGCTGTCTACTGCCGTTATTCGGGGTTGGCAGGCGGCACGAGGAGAGGTTTTGGGCGTGATTGATGCCGACCTCCAGCATCCTCCGGAGTTGTTATTGAAGCTATGGGGAGAAATTGCGCGGGGAGGTGATTTAGCGGTTGCTAGTCGCAATGTGGACGGCGGAGGCGTCAGTGATTGGAGTCCGATCCGGCGATTTTTATCGCGTGGTGCCCAAACGTTGGGGTTAATTATTCTTCCAGAGGTAATCGGTCGTGTCTCTGATCCCATGAGTGGCTACTTTATGGTACGCCGCAGTTGCATTGCCGATCGCACCCTCAGTCCACTGGGCTACAAAATTCTGATTGAGGTGATTGCCAGAGGGAACGTGCCCTGGATTGGGGAAGTGGGTTATGTCTTCCAAGAACGTCAAGCGGGTGAGAGTAAGGTAACAGCAAAACAATATGTGGATTATCTGCGCCACCTCGTCCGCTTGCGACTTTCTCTGGGGCCGATTGCACGGTTTTTCCGCTTCGGTCTAGTCGGCTTCAGTGGGGTGTTTGTGGATATGGCAATTCTTTATCTGCTCAGTGACCCCACGACCCTAGGTTTGCCGCTGACCCGTAGTAAAATCATCGCCTCAGAATTTGCGATTATCAACAATTTTTTGTGGAATGATTTTTGGACGTTTGCTGATATTTCCCGTCGTCAGCCTGGATTGCGTCAGCGATTGGAACGGCTATTGAAGTTTAATTTGATTTGCCTTTCCGGATTGATTATTAATGTTTTGCTGTTAAATTTCTTGTTTAATGTTTTTGGGATCAATCGATATGTAGCCAATCTAATTGCGATCGCCGCTGTTACGCTTTGGAACTTTTGGCTCAATCTAAAGCTCAGTTGGCGTGTCACCGATGTCAATTGA